In Thermospira aquatica, the following proteins share a genomic window:
- a CDS encoding tetratricopeptide repeat protein, whose amino-acid sequence MNRKNLFLFLCGMSLFVFGTSSVSIEEATAQYIYSLYQKHRYTDVTVEVRNFLSRYPLSSLYIPVAIIGGEAAYKDKNYNLGRYFFEQAFKKAKQPHQVKQSLLGMAKCSYKLGLYQEAAKLFESYAREFDDPVVTPAVLYYAQVCALAANDQENAQRYQQWHASRYPESPYLSLLASASSRDTSFSIEHSVKSSPEEKEQKKESPPLNEVSFSMPSSETSNTILLTNWVVVTTTNTFTNEKATEKEQTLALVEENNRYLSLLEVKAKLLQLKARALDDELSELGIGGLE is encoded by the coding sequence ATGAATCGAAAAAACTTGTTTCTTTTCCTTTGCGGCATGTCTCTTTTTGTTTTCGGAACCTCATCTGTGTCAATTGAAGAAGCAACAGCGCAGTATATTTATTCCCTCTATCAGAAACATCGATATACCGATGTTACAGTAGAGGTGAGAAATTTTTTGAGTCGCTACCCTTTATCGTCTCTTTATATTCCAGTGGCTATTATCGGAGGAGAAGCTGCTTACAAAGACAAAAACTATAATCTTGGGCGTTACTTTTTTGAGCAGGCATTCAAAAAAGCCAAACAACCCCACCAGGTTAAACAATCTCTCCTTGGCATGGCAAAATGTAGCTATAAACTTGGTCTCTACCAGGAAGCAGCGAAACTTTTTGAGTCTTATGCCCGGGAGTTTGATGATCCCGTCGTAACTCCTGCTGTTCTCTACTATGCTCAGGTCTGTGCTCTGGCAGCAAACGACCAGGAAAATGCCCAACGCTACCAACAATGGCATGCCTCTCGCTATCCCGAAAGCCCTTATCTTTCCCTGCTCGCATCTGCTTCTTCAAGAGATACATCTTTTTCCATCGAGCACAGTGTCAAATCTTCTCCTGAAGAAAAAGAACAAAAAAAAGAGAGCCCACCTCTTAATGAGGTTTCCTTTTCTATGCCCTCGTCGGAAACAAGTAACACCATTCTTCTCACCAACTGGGTAGTAGTGACCACGACAAATACCTTTACCAATGAAAAAGCAACCGAGAAAGAGCAAACTCTTGCTCTTGTTGAGGAAAACAACCGTTATCTCTCTCTTTTAGAGGTCAAGGCAAAACTTCTTCAGCTTAAAGCTCGAGCCCTCGATGATGAACTCTCAGAGCTTGGCATAGGAGGGTTGGAATGA